The following proteins are encoded in a genomic region of Alnus glutinosa chromosome 8, dhAlnGlut1.1, whole genome shotgun sequence:
- the LOC133874754 gene encoding large ribosomal subunit protein eL8y, translated as MAPKRGVKVAAAPAKKKPEKVVNPLFEKRPKQFGIGGALPPKRDLHRFVKWPKVVRIQRKKRILRQRLKVPPALNQFTKTLDKNLATNLFKLLLKYRPEDRAAKKERLLKRAQAESEGKTVEAKKPIVVKYGLNHVTYLIEQNKAQLVVIAHDVDPIELVVWLPALCRKMEIPYCIVKGKSRLGAIVHKKTASALCLTTVKNEDKLEFSKILEAVKANFNDKYEEYRKKWGGGIMGSKSQAKTKAKERLLAKEAAQRMS; from the exons ATG GCCCCTAAAAGAGGTGTAAAAGTGGCAGCAGCACCAGCCAAGAAGAAACCC GAGAAGGTTGTGAACCCGTTATTTGAGAAGCGTCCAAAGCAGTTTGGTATAGGTGGTGCTTTGCCTCCAAAGAGAGATCTTCACCGATTTGTGAAGTGGCCAAAGGTTGTTCGCATCCAGAGAAAGAAGCGTATCCTTAGGCAGCGCTTGAAGGTCCCACCAGCATTGAACCAGTTCACGAAGACCCTGGACAAAAACCTTG CAACAAATTTGTTCAAGTTACTTCTTAAGTACCGGCCGGAGGACAGAGCAGCAAAGAAGGAACGCCTTTTGAAGAGGGCTCAAGCTGAGTCTGAAGGAAAAACTGTTGAAGCTAAGAAGCCCATTGTTGTGAAATATGGACTCAACCATGTTACCTACCTGATCGAGCAG AACAAGGCACAGTTAGTAGTTATTGCTCATGACGTGGACCCAATAGAGTTGGTTGTCTGGCTTCCTGCCTTGTGCAGGAAGATGGAGATCCCTTACTGCATTGTGAAGGGGAAGTCACGTTTGGGAGCG ATTGTCCACAAGAAAACAGCTTCTGCCTTGTGTTTGACCACTGTCAAGAATGAGGATAAGTTGGAGTTCAGCAAAATCCTGGAGGCCGTCAAG GCTAACTTCAATGACAAGTATGAGGAGTACAGAAAGAAGTGGGGAGGTGGGATCATGGGCTCCAAATCACAGGCCAAAACCAAGGCCAAGGAAAGACTTCTAGCAAAGGAAGCTGCTCAAAGGATGTCTTAA